The Nodosilinea sp. PGN35 genome includes the window GCGCTGCGTTCGGGAGTGGTGATGCTGGCGGCCCAGCCGGTTAAGCTCGCCATTGGCATTGGCACGACGGCCATACTGGCCCGCCTGCTGGTACCCGCCGACTTTGGCCTGCTGGCCATGGTGGCTCCGCTGCTGCTGATTGTAGACAGCTTGAGCAACCTGGGTCTAGAAACCGTTACGGTGCAGCGAGAAGAGCTAGACCAGGCTCAGGCGAGCGCTATATTCTGGCTGTCGCTCAAAATCAATGCCTGCGTGATCGGTGCCATGGTGCTGGCGGGGCCTCTGTTGGCCAGGTTCTATGGGGAGCCCGCCCTCACTCCAATCACGGCGGCTATGGCGGTTGGGGCGTTGAGTCTGTGCGTGTCATTTCAGCACCTGTCTCTGCTGAAGCGACAGATGAAGTTTGGCCTGCTGACCACGATTGAGGTGATGGCTATGGCTATGGCGGCGGTCTGTGCGATCGCCGCTGCCCGACTCGGCCTGGGGTTTTGGGCACTGGTTCTGCAAATCGTGGTGATGCAGGTAATTCAGGGCGGAGCCTACTGGCTATGGTGCAGCTGGCGGCCAACGCCTGCGGCGGCGGGGGCGGCAACCAACCTGCGCCCTATGGTGGCCTACGGGGCACATCTGACCGGCTATCGATTTTTAACGCGGGTGGCAACGCAGATCGACCGCGTTTTGCTGGGATACCTGAGCGGGGCTCAGGCCCTGGGCCTGTACTCTGTGGCCTACCAGTGGGCCTACTTCCCCTTTAACCAAATCTACTTTCCGCTGTTTGATGTGGCGATCGCCAGTCTGAGCCGCAGCCTACCCAACCCAGAGCAATACCGGGCCTACTGCCGCCACAGCCTGATGCCCATTTTTGCGGTCTGTATGCCGGCCCTGGCCTATCTGTTTGTGACCGCCCACGACGTGATCCTCCTGCTGCTGGGCAGCCAGTGGACAGGGGCTATTCCGCTGTTTCGGGTGCTGACGGTGGCGGTGTTTGTGGGCAGCCTTTACCGCGTCACCAAATGGATCTATGTCTCCTCGGGGCAAACCCAGCGACAGCTGCGCTGGAGTCTGGTCTATACGCCAGTGATGCTCGTGTCGGTGGCCCTCGGTGCCCAGTGGGGGGCCTTGGGTATTGCGTTGGGCTACACCTTCGGCATTTGCCTGTTGACCTATCCCTCGGTGCTGTACTGCGTGGCGTCATGCCCGATCACCCTGGGAGATTTTATGGGTGCCGTCTGGCGACCGGCGATCGCCTCTCTGCTTTCGGCGGCGCTGCTGTACCTGACCAGTTTGGCGCTGCCGGAGTCGTCGATTTTAGCCCTTACCCTGGCCCTTCAGGGACTGATCTATGGGGTTTTCTACGTTGGCATTTGGCTGCTGCTGCCGGGGGGCTACCGCGAGGCCCGGGCCATGGTGCAGCTGGTGCTCAAGGCCAAAGCCAAACCCAAGTAGCGGGCTCCCATAGGCGGCATGGAGCGTTCCTCGGGCAGACCATCGTCACCGATCGCCACCGAATCCTCATGTACTGTCAGCAACTAGCGAAGAGTTTTACCTATGGCATCCTACGTCTTTTCCGTGGTTATACCCACCTACAACCGGCCCGAGCGGCTGGCCAGCTGTCTGCTCAGCCTCACCCGGCTCAGCTACCCCCGTGACGGCTTTGAGGTCATCGTCGTGGACGACGGCAGCGCCCAGCCCCTGGCCGCCACGGTCGAGCCCTTTGAGGCGGTGCTCAACTTGACGCTGCTGCGGCAGGTCAACAGCGGCCCGGCCAAGGCCCGCAACGCCGGGGCCGCCCGCGCCCAAGGCCAGTACCTGGTGTTTACCGACGACGACTGCCAGCCCCACCCCAGCTGGCTCAATGCCCTGGCGGCCCAGCTCGACCAGCAGCCCCTGGCCCTGGTGGGCGGCCACACCCTCAACGCCCTGCCCGACAACGTCTTTTCCACCGCCAGCCAGCTGCTGATCGACTACCTCTACGACTACTACAACAGCCGTCGTGCGCCCAGCTTTTTTGCCTCCAACAATTTTGCTATGGCCGCCGAGCAGTTTCGGCAGCTGGGGGGGTTTGACACGTCCTTTCCCCTGGCGGCGGGGGAAGATCGGGAGTTTTGCGATCGCTGGCTCCAGCACGGATTTCCTATGGCCTACGCCCCCGAGGCGCGGGTTGACCACAGCCATCACCTGTCGCTGCGGCGGTTTTGGCGACAGCACTTTAACTACGGGCGCGGTGCCTACTGCTTTCACCGGGTCAGGTCGCGCCGCGCCGCCGCGCAGGTTAAAGTTGAGCCGCTAGAGTTTTACTGGCAGCTGCTGACCTATCCCCTGGTGCGGCGGTTTCAGGTTCAGGGCATGCTGTTGTCGGGGCTGCTGTTGATGTCCCAGGTGGCCAATGTGGTGGGCTTCTTTTGGGAGCGCCGCCAGCAAAAAGCACCCCCGGCCTCGGCTCCGGCGGCCCCCTGCTGAGTTGGGGCCGACTGTACCGCTAGCCCGCTGTCCCTAGGAGTTTCACGATGAAACTGCGCTCCTTCAGCCATTCCCAGCAAAAGGTCTGCTTTCTCTGCGGCATTACCGCCATCTACCTGGCGATCGCGGCCTGGCTCAATTTTTTGCAGGGCCCCCCCTGGTGGGACGAGGCCGACTTTTGGCAGTCGAGTTTGACCTTTAGCGACAGCCTGCTGCCGTCCCTGGCTGACCTGCGGGAGTACTACAGCCTAAACACGCCGCTGCCCTTTATGGTGTTTGGCCTGCTGGAGTACCTGTTTGGCCAGGGCATGGTGGCGGGGCGACTGTTTAATTTGCTCCTGTCGCTGGGTATTGTGGCCACCATTGGCTGGCCCAGCAAAGACAAGGGTGGACGGGCCATCCTGTGTTTGATCGGGCTATTTTTGTGCCCCTACTTTCTCTTTCTCAGCGGGCGGCTCTACACCGAAATGATTACCTGCACCTGGGTGCTGCTGGGGTTTGTGGCCTACCTTCGCGATCGCCACTGGGTGAGCTGTCTGGCCTTTGTGCTGGCGATCGCCTCGCGGCAGTACATGCTGGCCTTTCCGGCGGCGATCGCCACCTACGAATTTTTAGCCACCGCCCAGCAGTACCGCCAGGGGCAGCCCGTCGGCCTGGCTCAGCACCAGCGCTGGCTGGCCCCGGCGGTCGCCAGCCTGTCGCTGTTGGGCTGGGTGGCCCTGTTTGACGGGCTGGCCCCCGCCGATGCGATCGCCGCCAAATCGCCCGAGGTGCAAAAGAGCACCCTGGCCCTCACCCCCGGCGGGGCGATCAACTTTCTGGCCTTTGTCGGAGCCTACATTGTAATTCCAGAGTTTTTGCTGTTTCGGCCCGTCGCCCTGCGGCAGGCCCTGCGCCACCACTGGCAGAAAGGGCTGCTGATCGCGGTGGGCCTGCTCCTGGTCTGCCTGGCGTTTCCGCCCCTCGATACCCCCTACGGCACCATGGGCAAGGTGGCCGATCTGCTGCCCTACGGGCTGGTGATGGCCATGTACTACGGTCTGGCCCTGCTCACCTGCCTGCGCTTTGCCAGGCCCGATCTGCTGTTTTGGCTGATCGTGTTCAATGCCTTGATCATGATGAAAGC containing:
- a CDS encoding glycosyltransferase family 39 protein, yielding MKLRSFSHSQQKVCFLCGITAIYLAIAAWLNFLQGPPWWDEADFWQSSLTFSDSLLPSLADLREYYSLNTPLPFMVFGLLEYLFGQGMVAGRLFNLLLSLGIVATIGWPSKDKGGRAILCLIGLFLCPYFLFLSGRLYTEMITCTWVLLGFVAYLRDRHWVSCLAFVLAIASRQYMLAFPAAIATYEFLATAQQYRQGQPVGLAQHQRWLAPAVASLSLLGWVALFDGLAPADAIAAKSPEVQKSTLALTPGGAINFLAFVGAYIVIPEFLLFRPVALRQALRHHWQKGLLIAVGLLLVCLAFPPLDTPYGTMGKVADLLPYGLVMAMYYGLALLTCLRFARPDLLFWLIVFNALIMMKAIPWDRYVLPLAVAFWYLKSLRYPGADAQTGADAGRHRPSPAVGQSGDPGSPGQRV
- a CDS encoding glycosyltransferase family 2 protein: MASYVFSVVIPTYNRPERLASCLLSLTRLSYPRDGFEVIVVDDGSAQPLAATVEPFEAVLNLTLLRQVNSGPAKARNAGAARAQGQYLVFTDDDCQPHPSWLNALAAQLDQQPLALVGGHTLNALPDNVFSTASQLLIDYLYDYYNSRRAPSFFASNNFAMAAEQFRQLGGFDTSFPLAAGEDREFCDRWLQHGFPMAYAPEARVDHSHHLSLRRFWRQHFNYGRGAYCFHRVRSRRAAAQVKVEPLEFYWQLLTYPLVRRFQVQGMLLSGLLLMSQVANVVGFFWERRQQKAPPASAPAAPC
- a CDS encoding lipopolysaccharide biosynthesis protein — its product is MAPSNPHLETAGLRSRLQRQALRSGVVMLAAQPVKLAIGIGTTAILARLLVPADFGLLAMVAPLLLIVDSLSNLGLETVTVQREELDQAQASAIFWLSLKINACVIGAMVLAGPLLARFYGEPALTPITAAMAVGALSLCVSFQHLSLLKRQMKFGLLTTIEVMAMAMAAVCAIAAARLGLGFWALVLQIVVMQVIQGGAYWLWCSWRPTPAAAGAATNLRPMVAYGAHLTGYRFLTRVATQIDRVLLGYLSGAQALGLYSVAYQWAYFPFNQIYFPLFDVAIASLSRSLPNPEQYRAYCRHSLMPIFAVCMPALAYLFVTAHDVILLLLGSQWTGAIPLFRVLTVAVFVGSLYRVTKWIYVSSGQTQRQLRWSLVYTPVMLVSVALGAQWGALGIALGYTFGICLLTYPSVLYCVASCPITLGDFMGAVWRPAIASLLSAALLYLTSLALPESSILALTLALQGLIYGVFYVGIWLLLPGGYREARAMVQLVLKAKAKPK